From Coffea arabica cultivar ET-39 chromosome 2e, Coffea Arabica ET-39 HiFi, whole genome shotgun sequence, the proteins below share one genomic window:
- the LOC140036692 gene encoding uncharacterized protein: MAHGIPCCFVLFPLVVVSLSNVFFPALGSEFISAVGDPGMKRDGLRLSIEAWNQCNEVGEEAPNMGSPRAADCFDVYRASSQQEGVNECSFCSKFPYLLVHRVTEGDNRLGVGQPFLGGQPEALHNVDLYAAEKELYLGYKCQVEDKPHPWQFWMIMLKSGNMDTYAARCPKNGHKVGPYGPDNQFPCFGKGCMNQPSMYHDYTTLQGPRKTTLKGRFYGSWDLKADLRRGEGQNISYYSVTWEKELGHGSWIFHHKLRSSTKHPWLMLYLRSDATHGFSGGYHYSTRGMLKIIPESPNFKVRFTLNVIRGGGPGSQFYLMDMGSCWKNNGQPCDGDVTSDVTRYSEMIINPETQSWCNAKDPRLCPPYHTFPNGTRVHRTDSAHFPYEAYHLYCAPGNANHLEKPNILCDPFSNPQPQEILQILPHPVWGYYGYPTRKGEGWIGDSRTWELDVGRLSHNLYFYQDPGTPPARRKWTSLDLGTEIYKTPNQVAEWTVSDFDILVLKR, translated from the exons ATGGCACATGGAATCCCATGTTGCTTTGTTCTTTTCCCTTTGGTTGTGGTGTCTCTTTCCAATGTCTTCTTTCCTGCTTTGGGAAGTGAATTCATATCAGCTGTTGGTGATCCTGGGATGAAAAGGGATGGTTTGAGGCTGTCAATTGAGGCTTGGAATCAATGCAATGAGGTTGGAGAAGAAGCTCCTAACATGGGCAGTCCTAGAGCTGCTGATTGTTTTGATGTATACAGAGCTTCATCTCAACAGGAAG GGGTGAATGAGTGCTCCTTCTGCAGTAAATTTCCATACCTTCTGGTCCATAGAGTTACAGAGGGTGATAATAGACTAGGAGTCGGACAACCATTTCTCGGTGGGCAGCCAGAGGCATTGCATAATGTGGACCTTTATGCTGCAGAGAAAGAGCTGTATTTAGGATATAAATGTCAAGTAGAAGACAAGCCACATCCATGGCAATTTTGGATGATCATGCTTAAAAGTGGCAACATGGATACTTATGCAGCGAGATGCCCGAAAAATGGCCACAAGGTAGGGCCATACGGTCCAGATAACCAGTTCCCTTGTTTTGGCAAAGGTTGCATGAACCAACCATCAATGTATCATGATTACACCACCCTACAAGGGCCAAGAAAGACCACACTTAAGGGAAGATTTTATGGTTCTTGGGACCTGAAGGCCGATCTTCGCAGAGGAGAGGGGCAGAATATTTCGTACTATTCTGTCACCTGGGAGAAGGAACTTGGACATGGAAGTTGGATCTTCCACCATAAACTGAGATCCTCAACCAAGCATCCCTGGCTGATGCTTTACTTGAGATCGGATGCCACACATGGATTTTCGGGTGGGTACCATTACTCAACTAGGGGCATGTTGAAAATT ATTCCTGAATCACCAAATTTCAAGGTGAGATTCACCTTGAATGTGATAAGAGGCGGAGGTCCGGGCAGCCAATTTTACTTGATGGATATGGGGAGCTGTTGGAAGAACAACGGCCAGCCATGCGACGGCGACGTGACTTCAGATGTAACAAGATACAGTGAAATGATAATAAATCCAGAAACACAATCATGGTGCAATGCAAAAGACCCCAGATTGTGTCCCCCATACCACACATTTCCTAATGGAACCCGAGTTCATCGCACCGATTCAGCTCATTTCCCTTATGAGGCCTATCACTTGTACTGTGCACCTGGAAATGCCAATCATCTTGAAAAGCCTAACATTTTGTGTGATCCCTTCAGTAATCCTCAGCCTCAGGAGATACTGCAGATATTGCCACATCCAGTTTGGGGGTACTATGGCTACCCAACCAGGAAAGGTGAGGGCTGGATTGGTGATTCAAGGACATGGGAGCTGGATGTTGGGCGGCTGTCACACAACCTTTACTTCTACCAG GATCCAGGAACCCCACCTGCTAGGAGGAAGTGGACCTCTCTTGACTTGGGAACTGAAATATACAAAACCCCAAATCAAGTGGCAGAATGGACTGTCTCTGATTTTGACATTCTTGTACTGAAAAGATAG
- the LOC140036695 gene encoding cytochrome P450 81Q32-like — translation MEAVWLYYLALAYILFFLGFKLLYKRSVPNLPPSPTPTFPIIGHLHLLKPPLYRTFHSLSLKYGPIISLQFGNRLVVVVSSPSLVEECFTKNDIVLANRPQFLIGKYLGYNHTGIGSSRYGDHLRNLRRLCAMEIFSTSRLNMFLSIRKDEIRRLLIKLSENSLQNFAKVELKSKLSELSFNIIMRMVSGKRYFGIDEDEENHEAKLFRDLIKEVLKRAGASNPGDFLPFLRWIDFQNYEKNLAKITAKVDALLEGLIDEHRAHNKDANTMIDHLLSFQESQPEYYTNEIIKGIILALLNAGTDTSAVTMEWALSHLLNNPEVLEKARAELETQVGTDRLIEEHDLANLPYLHNIILETFRLCPAGPMLVPHESSEDCNIGGYSIPRGTMLLVNAWAIHRDPKVWDDPESFKPERFEGVEIAPSKLLPFGMGRRSCPGAGLAQRVIGVALGSLIQSFEWKRIGEDRIDLSEGKGLTMPKAEPLEAMCKARTIINIIVQEDASSA, via the exons ATGGAAGCTGTTTGGCTATACTACCTTGCTCTTGcctatattcttttttttctcggGTTCAAGCTTTTATACAAGAGGTCTGTGCCAAACCTCCCACCAAGTCCGACACCGACATTTCCCATCATAGGACATCTTCATCTCCTAAAACCACCACTCTACAGAACTTTCCACAGCCTTTCTCTAAAATATGGTCCCATAATTTCTCTCCAATTCGGCAACCGCCTTGTAGTGGTGGTGTCTTCACCATCACTGGTGGAGGAATGCTTCACCAAGAATGATATCGTGCTCGCCAACCGCCCTCAATTCCTCATAGGCAAATACTTGGGCTACAATCACACCGGCATAGGGAGCTCACGATACGGTGATCATCTGAGGAATCTTCGGCGGTTGTGTGCCATGGAAATATTCTCCACCAGTCGTTTGAACATGTTCTTGTCCATCAGGAAAGACGAAATCAGGCGCTTGCTTATCAAACTGTCTGAAAACTCACTCCAGAATTTTGCCAAGGTTGAATTGAAGTCTAAATTATCTGAGCTCTCGTTCAATATTATTATGAGGATGGTTTCTGGTAAACGATATTTTGGCatagatgaagatgaagaaaacCATGAAGCAAAGCTGTTTAGGGACTTGATCAAAGAGGTTCTCAAACGTGCTGGTGCATCAAACCCTGGAGATTTTTTGCCATTCTTAAGGTGGATAGATTTCCAGAACTATGAGAAGAACTTGGCTAAAATTACTGCTAAAGTAGATGCTTTATTGGAGGGATTAATAGATGAGCATCGCGCTCATAACAAAGATGCAAATACGATGATTGATCATCTGCTTTCTTTTCAAGAATCACAGCCAGAGTACTACACCAACGAAATTATTAAGGGCATCATACTG GCCCTGCTCAACGCTGGGACAGACACTTCAGCAGTGACAATGGAATGGGCCTTGTCCCATTTGCTCAATAATCCTGAGGTGTTGGAGAAAGCTAGAGCTGAGCTGGAAACTCAAGTAGGAACTGATCGATTAATTGAAGAACATGACTTGGCCAATCTTCCTTACCTTCACAACATCATCTTAGAAACTTTTCGATTGTGTCCAGCAGGACCAATGTTAGTACCACATGAGTCGTCTGAGGATTGTAACATTGGAGGATACAGCATTCCGCGAGGCACGATGCTGCTTGTCAATGCCTGGGCAATTCACAGGGATCCTAAAGTTTGGGATGATCCAGAAAGCTTTAAACCTGAAAGATTTGAAGGGGTGGAAATTGCACCCTCGAAGCTGTTGCCCTTTGGGATGGGAAGGCGATCTTGTCCTGGTGCTGGCCTTGCACAGCGGGTGATCGGTGTAGCATTGGGATCTTTGATTCAGAGTTTTGAATGGAAAAGAATTGGTGAGGACAGAATTGATTTGTCTGAAGGGAAAGGATTGACTATGCCCAAAGCTGAGCCATTGGAAGCTATGTGCAAAGCTCGCACCATCATTAACATTATTGTTCAAGAAGATGCATCAAGtgcctaa
- the LOC140036694 gene encoding uncharacterized protein has product MMKLGRKNTSSTSSHSSLITHVFPISWLSKFKQKKGRSDDPISAKAKEGRQLELSSPSSLSFVRCGEGRFYSRDDDSYWRLSFGEEAEKHTVGLNSEWYNPEDDELGGPADSKSEVMGMAGREVTWKFNDMVSALRNSGVLQENAGIPLQNDPLRRKKIAEEIEVKTPQQKAAKPHKLRKPERRKLKEKKAERGSKEEEAIMTKSAEKIIFEVYPERIPYTGEDFGESRAPNSVKQPSFSFSNSNLGTIEEDCMSEAKNLEECIALSEKEDEEISLQWKNLKDIKPKEMKSKLEQQRRSVYINRDCQSKRRKSTSRIKSYSPRNTAKIECKIKALEDIKKAKRVKKKTKEKAKGDTTAFDSYAVVKNSYNPQNDFRESMIEMIIEKGIEKPEELEELLACYLTLNYDEYHDLIVKVFRQVWSELNELYLAAVLQNERSRVDYQFLV; this is encoded by the coding sequence atgatgAAGTTGGGAAGAAAGAATACTTCATCTACTTCATCCCATTCTTCTTTAATCACCCATGTCTTCCCAATTTCTTGGCTCTCAAAGTTTAAGCAAAAGAAGGGCAGGTCTGATGACCCCATATCAGCAAAAGCAAAGGAGGGAAGGCAACTAGAATTGTCATCCCCAAGTTCTTTATCATTTGTTCGCTGTGGAGAGGGTCGGTTCTATAGTCGAGATGATGACTCTTACTGGAGGCTTTCATTTGGGGAGGAAGCAGAGAAGCATACAGTTGGTCTAAATTCTGAGTGGTACAATCCAGAGGATGACGAACTTGGAGGCCCTGCAGATTCTAAATCAGAAGTCATGGGAATGGCCGGAAGAGAAGTTACTTGGAAATTCAATGACATGGTCTCTGCCCTAAGAAACTCAGGTGTTTTGCAAGAAAATGCAGGTATTCCACTGCAAAATGATCCACTCAGAAGGAAAAAGATCGCTGAGGAAATAGAGGTGAAAACACCACAACAAAAAGCTGCAAAACCTCACAAATTAAGAAAACCAGAGCGAAGGaagttaaaagagaaaaaggcagAAAGAGGATCTAAGGAAGAAGAGGCGATAATGACCAAATCAGCTGAGAAGATTATATTTGAAGTATACCCAGAAAGGATTCCTTATACTGGAGAAGACTTCGGGGAGTCAAGAGCCCCAAATTCTGTGAAGCAGCCCAGCTTTTCTTTCTCGAACTCCAATCTAGGAACAATTGAAGAGGACTGCATGTCGGAAGCTAAGAATTTGGAGGAATGTATTGCCCTTTCTgaaaaagaagatgaagaaattagtttacagtggaaaaacttgaaggacataaaaccaaaagaaatgaaGTCAAAATTAGAGCAGCAGAGGAGGTCAGTGTACATTAACAGAGATTGCCAGAGTAAAAGAAGGAAATCAACCAGCAGAATCAAATCTTACTCTCCCAGAAATACTGCCAAGATTGAGTGCAAAATCAAGGCTCTAGAGGATATCAAGAAAGCTAAGAGGGtgaaaaagaagacaaaggagAAAGCAAAAGGAGACACAACAGCCTTTGATAGCTATGCCGTTGTAAAGAATTCATATAATCCACAAAATGACTTCAGGGAATCTATGATTGAGATGATCATAGAGAAAGGCATTGAGAAGCCAGAAGAGCTCGAAGAACTCTTGGCTTGTTATCTGACATTAAATTATGATGAATACCATGACCTAATTGTCAAAGTCTTCAGGCAGGTATGGTCTGAACTGAATGAGCTGTATCTTGCTGCTGTCTTACAGAATGAGCGCTCAAGAGTTGATTATCAATTCCTTGTGTAG
- the LOC113726215 gene encoding pentatricopeptide repeat-containing protein At4g18840 yields MSAIFTSLSPPPPPPIISFTEMATSISELHQAHAYMLKTGLFQQPFAASRLMTAAATSSIDSLSYAHTIFTQTPQPNTYMYNTLIRGYATSPTPNVALFLFLKLLCDDQDLLPDKYTYTFVLKACACLCRVKHGKQIHGCVIKNGLSWDVYICNTLLHMYAKCGCFEVARHMLDRMPNRDVVSWNAVLSVYVEMGFVDLAFDFFSEMPVKNLESWNFMLSGYANSGLLDEARRVFDEMSVKDVVSWNALITGYANSGRYNEVLELFDDMQRARVKPNNHTLVTLLSACAGIGALEQGKWVHAYMDRNGIEVNGFLATALVDMYSKCGCIEKAVEVFDSASRKDVSTWNAMITGFSVHGFGEQALKVFSEMVENGFKPNDVTFVSLLSACSRAGLLFESHEIFGNMFSIYGIKPKIEHYGCLVDLLGRFGLLKEAEELVEKMPQKDVLIIWESLLSACRNHGNVELAEHISGKLLELNPQDNAGYVQLSNIHASKGRWSDVVDIRRKMREKLVSKKPGGSVIEVDGVVHEFLAGEGMI; encoded by the coding sequence ATGTCTGCAATCTTTACAAGCCTTTCTccaccaccaccgccaccaATCATCTCTTTCACGGAAATGGCCACTTCCATTTCAGAGCTCCATCAAGCTCATGCTTATATGCTCAAAACTGGTCTTTTCCAACAACCCTTTGCCGCCAGCCGCCTAATGACGGCTGCAGCCACCTCCTCTATTGACAGCCTCTCGTATGCCCACACTATATTTACCCAAACACCCCAACCAAACACATATATGTACAACACTCTGATACGTGGTTATGCTACTAGTCCTACTCCGAATGTGGCCCTGTTTTTGTTCCTTAAGTTGCTTTGTGATGATCAAGATTTGCTTCCAGACAagtacacttatacatttgttCTCAAAGCTTGTGCTTGTCTTTGCCGTGTTAAACATGGGAAACAAATTCATGGGTGTGTGATAAAAAATGGGCTTTCATGGGATGTTTATATATGCAATACTCTGCTCCATATGTATGCCAAATGCGGGTGCTTTGAAGTTGCACGCCATATGCTTGATAGAATGCCTAATAGGGATGTTGTTTCGTGGAATGCTGTGTTGAGTGTTTATGTAGAAATGGGGTTCGTGGACTTGGCATTTGACTTTTTCAGTGAGATGCCTGTGAAGAATTTGGAGTCTTGGAATTTTATGCTTTCAGGGTATGCGAATTCTGGACTTCTTGATGAGGCAAGGAGGGTTTTTGATGAAATGTCGGTGAAAGATGTTGTTTCTTGGAATGCATTGATCACCGGATATGCTAATTCTGGTAGGTATAATGAAGTCTTGGAGCTTTTTGATGATATGCAGAGAGCAAGAGTGAAACCTAATAATCATACACTGGTGACTTTACTGTCTGCTTGTGCTGGTATTGGAGCTTTGGAACAGGGCAAGTGGGTTCATGCTTACATGGATCGAAATGGGATAGAGGTCAATGGTTTTCTAGCTACTGCTCTTGTGGATATGTATTCGAAATGTGGGTGTATTGAGAAGGCTGTTGAAGTGTTTGATAGTGCATCAAGAAAGGATGTTAGTACTTGGAATGCGATGATTACAGGGTTCAGCGTCCATGGTTTTGGAGAACAGGCATTAAAGGTATTTTCTGAAATGGTTGAAAACGGTTTCAAACCTAATGACGTTACTTTTGTAAGTCTCTTATCAGCCTGCAGTCGCGCAGGTTTGTTATTTGAGAGTCATGAGATCTTTGGTAACATGTTTTCTATTTATGgaattaaacctaaaattgagcATTATGGTTGTCTGGTGGATTTACTTGGTCGATTTGGGTTGTTAAAGGAGGCAGAAGAACTTGTGGAGAAAATGCCACAGAAAGATGTGCTTATTATTTGGGAATCTCTTCTGAGTGCTTGCAGAAATCATGGTAATGTCGAGCTGGCAGAACATATCTCTGGGAAACTTTTAGAGTTGAATCCTCAAGACAATGCCGGTTATGTTCAGTTGTCAAATATTCATGCCTCCAAGGGACGATGGAGTGATGTTGTGGATATCAGAAGGAAGATGAGGGAAAAACTAGTCAGTAAGAAACCCGGTGGCAGTGTGATTgaagttgatggagttgttCATGAATTTTTAGCTGGTGAAGGAATGATTTGA